In one Bacillota bacterium LX-D genomic region, the following are encoded:
- a CDS encoding (Fe-S)-binding protein, which yields MFLKEIRVVRTSPCLAAEEMIKVQAVLSVEIGELMPYLNAVLPKPNYDPKAQNLAFKKGEKLILLQKDKVAVTKLKNITHAYQELELLKGLINDTYERRDEITPIYEGRKRVGPLEIYKHLPRTNCKKCGEAACLAFATKLVSLEAEVNQCPDLLTEAYAEAKAKVLSLLGEE from the coding sequence ATGTTTTTAAAGGAAATACGGGTTGTCCGTACATCACCTTGTTTAGCGGCAGAGGAAATGATTAAGGTTCAGGCTGTTTTATCAGTTGAAATAGGAGAATTAATGCCTTACTTAAATGCTGTTTTACCTAAGCCAAATTATGACCCCAAAGCACAAAATTTGGCCTTTAAAAAAGGTGAAAAGCTGATTCTTTTACAAAAAGATAAGGTTGCTGTTACAAAATTGAAAAATATAACTCATGCTTACCAAGAGTTAGAATTGCTAAAAGGTTTAATCAATGATACATACGAACGCAGAGACGAAATAACACCCATCTATGAAGGACGAAAAAGAGTAGGTCCTCTAGAAATATATAAGCATTTGCCTCGAACTAATTGTAAAAAATGCGGAGAAGCTGCTTGTCTTGCTTTTGCCACAAAGTTGGTTTCGCTAGAAGCGGAAGTGAATCAATGTCCTGATTTACTGACGGAAGCTTATGCGGAGGCTAAAGCTAAGGTATTGAGTTTACTAGGCGAAGAGTAG
- a CDS encoding thioredoxin family protein: MEIKILGSGCANCQKLYGVVEQAVQELGIQADMKKVEDMKEIMSHGVMSTPALVINGKVKSFGKVLKLAAAKKYIQEENN; encoded by the coding sequence ATGGAAATTAAAATCTTAGGTTCAGGCTGTGCCAATTGTCAAAAGCTTTACGGAGTTGTGGAGCAAGCGGTGCAGGAACTGGGTATCCAGGCCGATATGAAAAAAGTTGAAGATATGAAAGAAATAATGAGCCATGGAGTTATGAGCACACCTGCCTTGGTAATCAACGGAAAAGTCAAATCTTTTGGTAAAGTACTAAAGCTGGCAGCTGCCAAAAAATATATTCAAGAAGAAAACAATTAA
- a CDS encoding aminotransferase class V-fold PLP-dependent enzyme, translating to MEIYLDNAATTFPKPEAVYRAVETYMRQNGASAGRGHYRKALEAEELVYKTRAALGRLFGIDNAAQIIFTNNVTDSLNLALKGILEPGDHVITSNIEHNSMWRPLKKLEQDQNISISELVVNPDGSFDAGQIENKITKKTKLFCLLHASNVLGSILPIPKITEIAHAYNIPVLIDAAQTAGVYPIDVSKEGIDLLAFTGHKGLLGPMGTGGLYIREGIELKTLKEGGTGSNSSQEFQPQNLPDRYEVGTSNIWGLVGLKAAVEFIEQQGIEKIRAKEEMLTHKLLEILQALPGVNVYGSLQAHERVGLVSFNLKEMVPEEVAFSLDESFGIMVRAGLHCSSKAHRLLGTEKRGAIRASVSYFNQVEDIEMLGEAIKNIQAK from the coding sequence ATGGAGATTTATTTGGATAATGCGGCGACTACATTTCCGAAGCCGGAAGCAGTATATCGAGCAGTGGAAACGTATATGCGGCAAAATGGAGCTAGTGCAGGGCGGGGCCATTACCGGAAAGCTTTAGAAGCAGAAGAACTGGTTTATAAAACGAGGGCAGCTCTAGGCAGGCTTTTTGGCATTGATAACGCCGCACAAATTATTTTTACCAACAATGTGACAGATTCTTTGAACTTGGCTTTAAAAGGCATTTTAGAGCCTGGAGATCATGTTATTACCAGTAATATTGAACATAATTCCATGTGGAGGCCTTTAAAAAAACTGGAGCAGGATCAAAATATATCTATTTCCGAATTAGTTGTAAATCCAGATGGAAGCTTTGATGCTGGGCAAATTGAAAATAAAATAACAAAAAAAACAAAGCTGTTTTGTCTGCTGCATGCTTCTAATGTACTGGGCAGTATTTTGCCAATTCCCAAAATCACTGAAATTGCTCACGCTTATAATATACCTGTCTTAATTGATGCAGCCCAAACGGCCGGTGTCTACCCCATTGATGTTTCCAAAGAAGGGATAGATCTTTTGGCGTTTACAGGCCATAAAGGGTTGTTGGGCCCTATGGGTACGGGCGGCCTATACATTCGGGAAGGAATAGAACTAAAAACTTTAAAAGAAGGCGGAACAGGAAGCAACTCCAGCCAGGAATTTCAACCACAAAATTTGCCTGATCGCTATGAGGTTGGAACTTCAAATATTTGGGGACTTGTGGGCTTAAAAGCGGCAGTGGAATTTATTGAGCAGCAAGGAATTGAAAAAATACGCGCCAAAGAAGAAATGTTGACCCATAAGCTCTTGGAAATACTTCAGGCTTTGCCTGGTGTAAATGTTTATGGATCTCTCCAAGCCCATGAACGTGTGGGTTTAGTTTCTTTTAATCTCAAGGAAATGGTGCCGGAAGAAGTGGCATTTTCTTTAGATGAGTCCTTTGGCATTATGGTTCGGGCCGGATTGCATTGTTCATCAAAAGCCCATCGTTTGTTAGGTACGGAAAAAAGGGGTGCTATCAGGGCTAGTGTGAGTTATTTTAATCAGGTAGAAGACATTGAAATGCTAGGAGAAGCAATAAAGAATATCCAGGCAAAATAA
- the sfsA gene encoding DNA/RNA nuclease SfsA produces MQYEEIEKGIFLQRPNRFIAQVLVNGKEETVHVKNTGRCKEILLPKTAVILEKAQNQGRKTDFSLISAYKNNILINIDSQVPNKVVFDGIREGKVAELREVNFLKREVTYAKSRFDLYFETKSAKGFVEVKGVTLENNGVAMFPDAPTERGAKHVTELSKAVQDGYDCFIFFLIQMQGVKYFTPNKETDLAFCQALYAAEQAGVKVLCYDSIVMENSITLGTNVPIKL; encoded by the coding sequence GTGCAGTATGAAGAAATTGAAAAGGGCATTTTTCTCCAAAGGCCCAACCGTTTTATTGCTCAAGTACTTGTGAATGGAAAGGAAGAAACAGTACACGTTAAAAACACTGGACGCTGTAAGGAAATTTTACTGCCAAAAACTGCTGTTATTTTAGAAAAAGCTCAAAACCAAGGCCGGAAAACGGACTTTTCCCTTATTTCCGCCTATAAAAATAATATATTGATTAATATTGATTCCCAAGTGCCTAATAAGGTTGTTTTTGACGGAATACGGGAGGGAAAGGTTGCTGAACTTAGAGAAGTTAATTTTTTAAAAAGAGAAGTTACCTATGCTAAATCACGCTTTGATTTATACTTTGAGACAAAAAGTGCCAAGGGTTTTGTTGAGGTTAAAGGGGTTACTTTAGAAAATAATGGGGTTGCTATGTTTCCAGATGCTCCTACAGAAAGAGGCGCTAAACATGTGACCGAATTAAGTAAAGCAGTTCAGGACGGATATGACTGCTTTATCTTTTTTTTAATTCAAATGCAAGGGGTCAAATATTTTACGCCAAATAAAGAAACTGATCTAGCTTTTTGCCAGGCTCTTTATGCTGCTGAGCAAGCAGGAGTGAAAGTACTATGTTATGACTCTATAGTTATGGAAAATTCCATTACCCTGGGAACTAATGTTCCTATAAAGTTATAA
- a CDS encoding ECF transporter S component: MLTKKLVRMGIFTALCVVGAFLKIPSPTGTVSFDSAPGFFAAALLGGKEGALITALGHLISSGLTGFPLTLPIHLLIALQMAICAFLFAFLLKKANAFIAIITTIIANGVIAPLTLVPIYGMGFFVGMVLPLVIGSAANIIIAYLIYKAVKKAGVFNDQEDTRSNPY; this comes from the coding sequence GTGTTAACCAAAAAATTAGTTCGAATGGGTATTTTTACTGCTTTATGCGTTGTGGGTGCTTTCTTAAAAATTCCCAGCCCTACTGGCACAGTAAGTTTTGACTCCGCTCCTGGTTTTTTTGCAGCAGCCTTATTAGGAGGTAAAGAAGGTGCTTTAATTACTGCACTTGGCCATTTAATTTCCTCAGGTTTAACGGGTTTTCCCCTAACTTTACCTATTCATCTTTTAATTGCCCTTCAAATGGCTATTTGTGCTTTTCTGTTTGCCTTTTTACTTAAGAAAGCTAATGCCTTCATAGCTATAATTACGACAATCATTGCCAATGGGGTTATAGCACCTCTAACTTTGGTTCCAATTTACGGTATGGGTTTTTTTGTCGGAATGGTTTTACCTTTAGTTATTGGTTCAGCAGCAAATATTATTATAGCCTATCTAATTTATAAGGCAGTTAAAAAAGCAGGTGTATTTAATGATCAGGAGGATACGAGATCTAACCCTTATTGA
- a CDS encoding class I SAM-dependent methyltransferase, giving the protein MEFYEALSQYYDDIIPLGKLQINFLQKMFSGKEKILDLACGTGNYALALEEMGYKTFGLDIDEKMVLKAKEKEKGK; this is encoded by the coding sequence ATGGAATTTTATGAAGCTTTAAGCCAATACTATGATGATATTATTCCTTTAGGCAAGCTGCAAATAAATTTTTTACAAAAAATGTTTTCAGGCAAAGAAAAAATATTAGATTTAGCTTGCGGAACGGGGAATTACGCCTTAGCTTTAGAAGAAATGGGTTATAAAACTTTTGGTTTAGATATAGATGAAAAGATGGTTTTAAAGGCTAAGGAAAAGGAAAAGGGCAAATAA
- a CDS encoding secondary thiamine-phosphate synthase enzyme YjbQ: MEGINELIVNTTKKEELIDITALVQNIIHDKEVKSGICYIFVPHTTCGLTINEHADSAVARDITETLKQIVPYNLDYKHIEGNSPAHLKSSLVGSSQTVLIEDGRACLGTWQGIFLCEFDGPRRRTVWVKVN, from the coding sequence ATGGAAGGCATAAATGAATTAATTGTTAATACAACTAAAAAAGAGGAACTAATTGATATAACGGCACTTGTCCAAAATATTATCCACGATAAGGAAGTAAAATCAGGAATTTGTTATATATTTGTTCCCCATACTACCTGTGGACTAACAATTAACGAGCATGCAGACTCTGCGGTGGCCAGAGATATTACAGAGACTTTAAAACAGATAGTGCCCTATAATTTGGATTATAAGCATATAGAAGGCAATTCGCCGGCCCATCTAAAATCATCTTTAGTAGGTTCTAGTCAAACTGTTTTAATTGAAGATGGCAGAGCCTGTTTAGGAACTTGGCAGGGTATTTTCCTCTGCGAATTTGATGGACCAAGGCGGAGAACTGTTTGGGTTAAGGTTAATTAA
- a CDS encoding AIR synthase related protein encodes MIRRIRDLTLIEIEKTLLVIACDSAGAIGTKPLDKLQLSGQILGKMITAVPLMEVLASGAKPITVINTLSVEAHPAGVPIIEGVREAVAEAGLDIAMINGSTEDNMPTLQTGIGVTVIGTTNSRDLRLGTSEAGDLIYVVGTPMVGEEVLKNQQKAAGIKAVLQLLQQEGIHEILPVGSKGISYELHELAKLPQCHVKFLLNSNSTLDIHKTAGPATCLLVSVKAGYEDALECLNVPFQKIAQLVQ; translated from the coding sequence ATGATCAGGAGGATACGAGATCTAACCCTTATTGAAATAGAGAAAACCCTTTTAGTTATCGCTTGCGATTCGGCAGGCGCTATCGGTACTAAGCCTTTAGACAAGTTACAACTTTCAGGCCAAATCTTAGGAAAAATGATTACAGCAGTCCCCTTAATGGAAGTACTGGCCAGCGGGGCAAAGCCAATTACAGTTATTAACACTTTAAGCGTAGAAGCGCATCCGGCTGGAGTACCTATTATTGAAGGAGTGAGAGAAGCTGTTGCTGAAGCTGGGTTGGATATTGCGATGATTAATGGCAGTACTGAAGATAATATGCCAACTTTGCAAACAGGCATCGGTGTTACTGTTATTGGCACTACAAATAGCCGGGATTTAAGGCTAGGTACAAGTGAGGCAGGAGATTTAATCTATGTAGTAGGCACACCTATGGTTGGAGAAGAGGTACTTAAAAACCAACAAAAAGCCGCTGGCATCAAAGCTGTACTGCAGCTTTTACAACAAGAAGGCATCCATGAAATACTACCTGTAGGATCTAAGGGAATCAGCTACGAACTACATGAATTAGCTAAACTTCCACAGTGCCATGTGAAATTCCTATTAAATTCAAATTCAACCCTTGACATACATAAAACGGCCGGGCCTGCAACATGTTTGCTGGTAAGCGTTAAAGCTGGGTATGAAGATGCCTTAGAGTGCTTAAATGTGCCCTTTCAGAAAATTGCCCAGCTTGTTCAATAG
- a CDS encoding flavodoxin family protein, with protein sequence MRILVLNGSPQKSGTVAKLLLEIVAGIAQKHEVEWVDVYDLKMKPCLACMKCRPDMACILPPDDGHIIGNKIRNADGLIVGTPTHWGNLSSQLKLLFDRNVPVFMGEKPNGLPLPQQKGKPAAIVTACTTPWPFNFIAAESRGAIRAVNEVLHYGGYKIIGKIVKSGTKTKPEISPALLRRAKILGNRF encoded by the coding sequence ATGCGAATATTAGTTTTAAACGGCAGCCCACAAAAAAGTGGAACCGTTGCTAAACTGCTTCTAGAAATTGTCGCTGGCATCGCTCAAAAACATGAAGTAGAGTGGGTCGATGTATACGATCTCAAAATGAAGCCATGTCTGGCCTGCATGAAATGCCGACCAGACATGGCATGTATCTTGCCGCCGGATGACGGTCATATAATCGGAAATAAAATTAGAAATGCTGATGGACTTATAGTTGGTACCCCAACTCACTGGGGTAATTTAAGCTCCCAGCTTAAACTTTTATTCGATAGGAATGTGCCGGTTTTTATGGGGGAAAAACCCAATGGTCTACCTTTGCCACAGCAGAAAGGAAAACCGGCAGCTATAGTTACTGCCTGTACAACTCCATGGCCATTTAACTTTATCGCAGCTGAAAGCAGAGGGGCAATTAGAGCAGTTAATGAAGTATTGCATTATGGAGGATATAAAATTATAGGTAAAATAGTTAAATCCGGGACTAAAACAAAGCCAGAAATCTCCCCTGCACTATTAAGAAGGGCCAAAATTCTTGGCAACCGATTCTAA
- a CDS encoding metalloregulator ArsR/SmtB family transcription factor, whose amino-acid sequence MEERLFQMKADIFKAFAHPSRIKILEFLRNGEKCVCEFTSNLDLEQSNVSQHLAILKRQDLITSRKEGLKVIYSITYPEVLEMLEIVSKVIMLQAEGTVSLFDQMAKKDNL is encoded by the coding sequence ATGGAAGAAAGACTTTTTCAAATGAAAGCGGATATTTTTAAAGCGTTCGCTCATCCTTCACGGATTAAAATTTTAGAATTTTTGCGCAACGGAGAAAAATGTGTTTGTGAGTTTACCAGTAATCTTGATCTAGAACAATCCAACGTATCACAACATTTAGCAATTTTAAAAAGGCAGGATTTAATAACTAGCCGCAAGGAAGGTTTAAAGGTAATTTATTCAATTACTTACCCTGAAGTTTTAGAGATGTTGGAGATTGTTTCTAAAGTTATTATGTTACAGGCCGAGGGGACTGTTTCTCTATTTGATCAAATGGCCAAAAAAGATAATTTATAA
- the yfbR gene encoding 5'-deoxynucleotidase: MSHFFAYLSRMKLIRRWGLMRNTLSENIQEHSLQVAIIAHGLAVIKNRIFGGNVNLERVLTLGAFHEVGEVITGDLATPIKYFNPEIKEAYGQIEEMAKYKLLEMLPWELRSDYQSLFFPEEKEQECWRIVKAADKICAYLKCLEELKAGNQEFCKAEKSIKAEIEKFNLPEVEYFMANFVPSFSLTLDELN, from the coding sequence ATGAGCCATTTTTTTGCTTACTTATCAAGGATGAAGTTAATTAGACGCTGGGGCTTGATGCGCAATACTTTATCTGAAAATATTCAGGAACATAGTTTGCAGGTAGCAATTATAGCCCACGGATTGGCGGTAATTAAAAACCGGATTTTTGGGGGCAATGTAAATTTAGAAAGAGTACTGACTTTAGGAGCATTTCATGAAGTTGGAGAAGTTATTACAGGGGACCTAGCCACTCCCATTAAATATTTCAACCCGGAAATTAAAGAAGCCTACGGTCAGATTGAAGAAATGGCTAAGTATAAACTATTGGAAATGCTGCCGTGGGAGCTGAGGAGTGATTATCAAAGCTTATTCTTCCCCGAAGAAAAGGAACAGGAATGTTGGCGGATAGTTAAGGCAGCTGATAAGATTTGTGCTTATTTAAAATGCCTTGAGGAATTAAAGGCTGGAAATCAAGAATTTTGTAAAGCGGAAAAGTCGATTAAGGCTGAAATCGAGAAATTTAATTTGCCTGAAGTAGAATATTTTATGGCTAATTTTGTGCCTAGTTTTTCATTAACCCTGGATGAATTAAATTAA
- a CDS encoding 4Fe-4S dicluster domain-containing protein, with the protein MLRKIVHIDQELCNGCGLCATACHEGAIEIVNGKAQLISDKYCDGLGDCLPACPTEAIKIIEREADAYSEDEVLKLQAQQKENKDANKDTIDVMPCGCPGTAAKKITRAANEPKAETKETNNVSLPSQLRQWPVQLRLINPQAEYLQNADLLIAADCTAYAYGNFHEDFIKDHVTIIGCPKLDDNKYNAEKLAAIIAQNNIRSITVVKMEVPCCNGIVQAVKEAMLSTQTIVPYREVTIGIDGSLK; encoded by the coding sequence ATGCTTAGAAAAATTGTGCATATTGATCAAGAATTATGTAATGGCTGTGGTTTGTGTGCAACTGCCTGTCACGAAGGGGCAATTGAAATAGTTAACGGCAAAGCGCAGCTAATTAGTGATAAATATTGTGATGGGTTAGGCGATTGTTTGCCGGCTTGTCCAACCGAGGCAATCAAAATTATAGAGCGGGAAGCAGATGCTTACAGTGAGGATGAAGTACTGAAACTTCAAGCTCAGCAAAAAGAAAATAAGGATGCAAATAAGGATACAATCGATGTTATGCCTTGCGGCTGTCCCGGCACGGCAGCTAAAAAAATTACTAGAGCTGCTAATGAGCCTAAAGCAGAAACTAAAGAAACAAACAATGTGTCGCTGCCATCTCAACTAAGACAATGGCCCGTGCAGCTTCGTTTAATTAATCCCCAAGCAGAATATTTACAAAATGCTGATTTATTAATTGCAGCAGATTGTACAGCTTATGCTTACGGAAATTTTCATGAAGATTTTATTAAGGATCATGTAACAATTATAGGCTGTCCAAAACTAGATGACAATAAGTACAACGCAGAAAAGCTGGCAGCAATTATAGCCCAAAATAATATTCGCAGTATTACAGTTGTAAAAATGGAAGTACCTTGCTGCAATGGAATAGTGCAAGCTGTTAAAGAAGCAATGTTAAGTACTCAAACCATTGTGCCTTATAGAGAAGTCACGATTGGCATAGATGGAAGTTTAAAATAA
- a CDS encoding Crp/Fnr family transcriptional regulator, which yields MNTNFDILENCILFQGLNKKEILDSLHKLDYVETTYSKGSIIADEDDDCHSIGIVLSGLLEVQKIHASGKVVTLTQLRPGEIFGEAIVFSKQRNYPATITAAQETSVLFIAKDAIIQLCSISPMILTNFMELLSSRILMLNKKVKVLSLETIRQKLCSLFLEESKKQKSLIIKLSMSRSNLAEQMGIQRPSLSRELIKMKNEGLINFHKGSIEIKDLAALKEYLE from the coding sequence TTGAATACAAATTTCGATATTTTAGAAAATTGTATTTTATTTCAAGGCTTAAATAAAAAAGAGATTTTAGATTCTTTACACAAGCTCGACTATGTTGAAACAACTTACAGTAAAGGCAGCATTATTGCCGACGAAGATGATGACTGCCATTCTATAGGCATAGTACTTTCCGGGTTACTGGAAGTTCAAAAGATTCATGCTTCCGGCAAAGTGGTCACTTTAACCCAACTCAGGCCAGGGGAAATTTTTGGGGAAGCAATTGTCTTTTCCAAGCAGCGAAACTACCCTGCTACCATTACAGCTGCCCAAGAAACCAGTGTACTGTTTATTGCTAAAGATGCTATTATCCAACTATGCAGTATTTCTCCTATGATTTTAACTAATTTTATGGAGTTACTCTCAAGTAGGATCTTAATGTTAAATAAAAAAGTAAAAGTGCTTTCTTTAGAAACTATTCGCCAAAAATTGTGCAGTCTTTTTCTGGAGGAATCTAAAAAACAAAAATCACTGATCATTAAATTATCTATGTCTCGAAGTAATTTAGCGGAACAAATGGGCATCCAACGTCCTTCCCTATCCAGGGAATTAATTAAAATGAAAAATGAAGGTCTAATTAATTTTCATAAGGGCAGTATTGAAATAAAAGACTTGGCAGCTTTAAAAGAATATCTTGAGTAA
- the htpG gene encoding molecular chaperone HtpG, with amino-acid sequence MQQETGNISIHTENIFPIIKKWLYSDRDIFIRELISNGCDAISKLQRLAAIGEAQISPDTKYEVKVVFNKDKKTLKFIDNGIGMTAEEVKKYINQIAFSGAEDFIAKYKEQLEGNEIIGHFGLGFYSAFMVAERVQIDTLSYQTGAEAVQWVCDGGTEYQLNSSQHDQRGTIVTLYLSDENKEFLEEFNLRQIIYKYCSFLPTEIYVLNEQPQETTKDGAEQKLEPINDPHPLWLKNPKDCTKEEYIDFYKKIFHDFNDPLFWIHLQVDYPFDLKGILYFPKIKHEFETIEGQIKLYNNQVFVADNIKEIIPEFLMLLKGTIDFKDLPLNVSRSFLQKDSNIVKLSKHITKKVADKLTELFKKERENFNQYWEDIHPFVKYGCIREDNFYEKVKDIIIFRTINGEYVTLQDYLGQKEEGQPKRVFYVSDEKQQAQYINLFKEQGLNAVVLPSTIDSHFIQFLESKEAGLQFSRIDADLADSLKDNGKEPNQEQEQQIQDKLAAIFKKALNNDNLKVQAEALKTSDVPAIILLNEKNRRLQEMSAMFKGMDLGTIPTEETLIVNTSNSLIQKVLSLSENAEEADLQLVCAHIYDLAMLSHKQLEPAQMTKFIERSNKILAKIFAA; translated from the coding sequence ATGCAACAGGAAACAGGCAATATTTCTATTCATACGGAGAACATTTTTCCTATTATTAAGAAATGGCTTTACTCCGATCGGGATATTTTTATTAGAGAACTAATTTCTAATGGCTGTGACGCTATTAGTAAACTGCAGCGTTTAGCAGCTATCGGAGAAGCTCAAATAAGCCCGGACACCAAGTATGAAGTTAAAGTTGTCTTTAACAAAGATAAGAAAACTCTAAAATTTATTGACAATGGAATTGGCATGACTGCCGAAGAAGTAAAAAAATATATTAACCAAATTGCCTTCTCCGGTGCTGAAGACTTTATTGCCAAGTATAAAGAACAACTGGAAGGTAATGAAATTATCGGCCATTTCGGACTAGGATTTTATTCTGCTTTTATGGTAGCAGAACGGGTGCAAATCGATACTTTGTCCTATCAAACTGGAGCCGAAGCTGTACAATGGGTTTGTGACGGAGGTACCGAGTATCAACTAAACTCATCACAGCATGACCAAAGGGGTACTATTGTCACCTTATACTTATCAGACGAAAACAAGGAATTTTTAGAAGAATTTAACCTACGCCAAATAATTTATAAATATTGCTCTTTCTTACCTACTGAAATTTATGTACTTAATGAACAGCCTCAGGAAACCACTAAAGATGGTGCTGAACAAAAATTAGAACCAATTAACGATCCTCATCCTCTTTGGCTTAAAAACCCTAAGGATTGCACTAAGGAGGAATATATTGATTTTTATAAAAAAATATTCCATGATTTTAATGACCCATTATTTTGGATTCATCTACAGGTAGATTATCCTTTTGACCTTAAAGGTATCTTATACTTTCCGAAAATTAAGCACGAGTTTGAAACCATTGAGGGCCAAATTAAATTATACAATAATCAAGTCTTTGTAGCTGACAATATTAAAGAGATTATTCCTGAATTCTTAATGCTCTTAAAAGGAACAATTGACTTTAAAGATCTGCCTTTAAATGTATCCCGCAGTTTTCTGCAAAAGGATAGCAATATAGTTAAACTATCCAAGCATATTACCAAAAAAGTCGCCGATAAATTAACTGAACTATTTAAAAAAGAGCGGGAAAACTTTAACCAATATTGGGAAGATATTCACCCCTTTGTCAAGTATGGCTGTATTCGAGAAGACAATTTTTATGAAAAAGTAAAGGATATTATTATCTTCCGTACTATTAATGGTGAGTATGTGACTCTCCAAGATTACTTAGGACAAAAGGAAGAGGGCCAGCCCAAAAGAGTCTTCTATGTCAGTGATGAGAAACAACAAGCTCAGTATATTAACCTTTTTAAAGAGCAAGGCCTAAATGCTGTAGTTCTGCCTTCTACTATTGACTCCCACTTTATTCAGTTTTTAGAAAGCAAAGAAGCTGGATTACAGTTTAGCCGCATTGATGCTGATTTAGCTGACAGTTTAAAGGACAATGGGAAGGAGCCAAATCAGGAACAAGAGCAGCAAATACAAGACAAATTAGCGGCTATCTTTAAAAAGGCTCTAAATAATGATAACTTAAAAGTCCAAGCTGAGGCATTGAAAACTTCTGACGTACCGGCTATTATTTTACTTAATGAAAAAAATAGAAGACTGCAAGAAATGAGCGCTATGTTTAAAGGTATGGACCTAGGAACTATCCCTACTGAAGAAACATTAATTGTAAATACTAGCAATTCTTTAATTCAAAAGGTTTTATCTTTATCGGAAAATGCTGAGGAAGCTGATCTCCAGCTAGTCTGTGCCCATATTTACGACTTAGCAATGCTCAGCCATAAACAGCTGGAACCTGCCCAAATGACTAAATTTATTGAACGAAGCAACAAAATACTGGCTAAAATATTTGCTGCTTAA